Genomic window (Enterobacteriaceae bacterium 4M9):
GATCGAGATGGTGAAAATAGCGTGTATTTGCGTATTTTTATGGAAGATGAGCGATATACTACATATCATAATGTTGAAGGCAATCCTGTTTCAGTAGGAAATTGTGCAATTGAGCTTCCTTCAGCGTGAATATCGTCTTTTGTGGGGAGATGACCTCCCCACTTTACCATATTGAGCCTATCAGTATTACTGAAAGTGAGATTTGGTTTTGTTGATAATTTATTTTCATATTCTGCCTGTCCTGCTTGTAAACAGTATTGTTGCATAGCGCAGGCATTTTCTTGTTTTTTATTACGACCTTCCACCGGCTAAATCATGAAAGATGCAGGGACGGAGGTAATTATGTTCGCGTTTGAAGAAGCTATTGAGCAAACCATGAAGTGGATTGAAGATTTTTTACCCGCAATATATGCAGCAGCGGCGGCTGGCAGCATTTCTTCACTCATGAGTATTTACGATGGTAAATCGGTGGTGAAAACGGTAACGGGCGCATTATCGTGTGGCATTCTTACGCTCGCAATAGCCGGTTCACTGGCACTGTTTGGGCTGCCGGAAAACTCTGTCACTTTTGTTGGTGCAACAATTGGTTTTGTGGGAGCGGAAAAAGTCCGTGACAAAATACTGTCAATATTTAATCGCCGCAGTGGTGGCGATAAATAATGATTTTCGCTTAAAGAAAACCCTGTTTTTACCGTGGTTCAACGTTATCATAATAATACTCCCTGAGTGATAAATCATCACAGGAGGCTATATGTATATGTTCGCTAAAAATGCAAAAATGATCGGTTGGTCAACGGAGATTGAGCCAGGTCAGGTGTTGAGTATTTTAGCTGTTGATATGAATACCGAAGTGCCAGATGATAAATTGGATTATAAAGTTGGTCTGGGCATGTTCGCTTCTGTCAGAAATAACGAGCTACTTAACCCCGATTATGCCAGTTGGCCTTTTTACAACCCTGCGACCTGTCCGCTGAATGTTGTTGGGCGCCGGAATATTGAAATTTATTCTACGCCAGCTTACGCCATTGAGTCGGTACGTGAATTTCTTGAATTTCAGCGTGAAAATATTGCGATATATCAGTCACTGGTAGACGACGGCATTATTACCGCTGACTCGTTCATTCTGCCTGCCAACGGCATGATGTTTACCTCATCAACCCTCAGAGTTGATGTTTACGATAATGATGGCAACGCTGTTGAAGACTCCAGGCAGGAGTTTCAGCTTGATGCTGTGCCGGTGCCCTGGGTGTCGGGCCAGTAATTGCCTCTCATTGTATTAATGGGTAAAGGCGGCATTGCACAGATGCCTCAAGGATAGTCATGAACGGGATAATCAAATACTGGCGCCAGGTGACAGTGGCTTTACTGCTGCTTGCGCTCTACACCGCTGGGTACCAGCAGGGTTCAAATACCAGCGAGAGGCGCTGGAAATTGCGCTGGAGTGAGCGCGATGCCGCTCAGGCACAACGGGCAGCACAGCATGAAGCGCAAAGCCGCGCTGAAGAACAGCGCCGCCGTGATGAAATGGAACAGGTAACTCAACATGCAGAACAACAACTGGCGACGCTGCGCGCTGATGCTGCTACCGCTCGTGGTGCTGCTGAACGGCTGCGTCGCACCGTCTCACAATTACAGCGAAACAACTCCTCTACAGACACCTGCGCTGACAACACAGGCACGTCAGGGAGAGCAGGCAGCAGTATGCTCGCCGACGTGCTTGCAGAGTCTGTCGAACGCAATCAGCAGTTGGCAGCAGAAGCTGACCGCCGCCGAATAGCGGGGCTGGCATGTGAAAAGGCCTTCGATGCCATGCGACGCTAATATCCTGGTTGCCTTATCGCCTGATTTAAAAGAGGCTGAAAAGATGAATAGCACGCGGCGAACCTTATATTTTCCTGCTCGTTGTCAGACTTAAAGTAAAGGGCATGATTTACTTCTGATAACAACACACGTTGGCCTTGCCCAAACCAGAGTGTGAACCAGGCTAATGTTTATTATGTAATATAACGCTAAACGTCCACTCATCTGCGTATTTCACATGTGATTTTTTATAACCCGCTGCATTAAATAAATTCTATTCAGATAACTATTT
Coding sequences:
- a CDS encoding phage holin, lambda family translates to MFAFEEAIEQTMKWIEDFLPAIYAAAAAGSISSLMSIYDGKSVVKTVTGALSCGILTLAIAGSLALFGLPENSVTFVGATIGFVGAEKVRDKILSIFNRRSGGDK
- a CDS encoding DUF2514 domain-containing protein; translated protein: MNGIIKYWRQVTVALLLLALYTAGYQQGSNTSERRWKLRWSERDAAQAQRAAQHEAQSRAEEQRRRDEMEQVTQHAEQQLATLRADAATARGAAERLRRTVSQLQRNNSSTDTCADNTGTSGRAGSSMLADVLAESVERNQQLAAEADRRRIAGLACEKAFDAMRR